In one Apteryx mantelli isolate bAptMan1 chromosome 9, bAptMan1.hap1, whole genome shotgun sequence genomic region, the following are encoded:
- the MOGAT1 gene encoding 2-acylglycerol O-acyltransferase 1: protein MKVEFAPINIPLKRRIQTVAVCQWIFSFLLLAEFCCGIFVILILGNFWFFGILYLLWLYLDWETPCAGGRRFQWVRGWTIWKYFREYFPIKLIKTSDLNPNHNYLLGFHPHGVLVAGAFGNFCTGPDFKNLFPGITPYLHITPIWFGCPFFREYVMSAGIVSASKESVSYVLNNEGGGHASIIVIGGAEESLNAHPGSLTLNILKRKGFIKMALKHGAHLVPVFSFGENELFKQVANPRGSRLRNIQEKLQKIMGFALPLFHGRGIFQYSFGLIPYRQPIHTVVGSPIPVKQNLNPTTEEVEQLHELYLQKLSKLFEDHKRNYGIPEHRSLIFE, encoded by the exons CGGAGTTTTGCTGTGGGATCTTCGTAATCTTGATTCTTGGCAACTTCTGGTTTTTTGGCATCCTGTACTTGCTGTGGCTTTACCTTGACTGGGAAACACCATGCGCTGGAGGGAGACGGTTCCAGTGGGTCAGAGGCTGGACTATTTGGAAGTACTTTAGGGAATACTTTCCCATTAAG CTTATAAAAACTTCAGATTTGAATCCAAATCACAACTACTTGCTTGGCTTTCACCCTCATGGGGTGCTGGTAGCTGGAGCCTTTGGAAACTTTTGCACCGGGCCAGATTTCAAGAATCTATTTCCTGGGATTACTCCATACCTTCATATCACGCCCATCTGGTTTGGCTGTCCCTTCTTCAGAGAATATGTAATGAGTGCTG GAATAGTGTCCGCATCCAAGGAGAGCGTCTCGTATGTGCTGAACAATGAAGGAGGTGGCCACGCGTCCATCATTGTGATCGGAGGAGCAGAGGAGTCTCTGAATGCACATCCTGGAAGTTTAACGTTGAACATCCTCAAGAGGAAAGGTTTTATTAAAATGGCCTTGAAACATGG GGCTCATCTGGTCCCAGTGTTTTCCTTTGGCGAAAATGAACTATTCAAGCAAGTTGCAAACCCCAGAGGTTCACGGCTCAGAAATATACAGGAGAAGCTGCAAAAGATAATGGGCTTTGCTCTGCCGCTATTTCATGGTAGAGGAATATTTCAATACAGTTTTGGCTTAATACCTTACAGGCAACCTATTCATACTGTCG TGGGAAGCCCCATCCCTGTGAAACAGAACTTGAATCCTACCACTGAAGAGGTTGAACAGCTACATGAGCTATATCTGCAGAAACTAAGTAAATTATTTGAAGACCACAAAAGAAATTATGGGATCCCTGAGCATAGATCTCTTATCTTTGAGTAG